A single window of Cytobacillus luteolus DNA harbors:
- the hydA gene encoding dihydropyrimidinase — MKKIIKNGTIVTATETYQADILIENGVISLLGQNLTEQGAEVVDANGCYVFPGGIDPHTHLEMPFGGTVTKDDFETGTIAAAFGGTTTIIDFCLSTKGEPLKNAIDVWHKKSKGKAVIDYGFHLMIGEVNESVLNELPLVINEEGITSFKVFMAYKNVLQADDDTLFQTLLAAKELGALVMVHAENGDVIDYLVKKALREGNTDPIYHALTRPPEIEGEATARAATLTGLANSQLYVVHVSCADAARKIAEARANGVEVWGETCPQYLVLDISYLEKPNFEGAKYVWSPPLREKWNQEELWKALKTGQLQTVGSDQCSFDFKGQKELGRGDFSKIPNGGPIIEDRFSILFSEGVKKGRISLNQFVDITSTRIAKLFGLYPRKGTIAVGVDADLVIFDPNVERTISAKTHHMAVDYSAFEGMEVTGEPVTVLSRGEFVIRDKQFVGTVGAGQFVKRANYGHSLEPKESKSVTL; from the coding sequence ATGAAGAAGATTATCAAAAACGGTACCATCGTTACGGCAACAGAAACGTATCAAGCGGACATTTTAATAGAAAATGGGGTTATTAGCTTACTAGGTCAAAATCTGACTGAACAAGGAGCAGAGGTCGTTGATGCAAATGGTTGCTACGTGTTTCCAGGTGGAATTGATCCCCACACTCACCTCGAAATGCCTTTTGGAGGTACGGTAACCAAGGATGATTTTGAAACAGGTACAATTGCTGCTGCATTTGGAGGAACAACGACGATCATTGACTTTTGCTTATCAACAAAAGGTGAACCTTTGAAAAATGCGATTGATGTATGGCATAAAAAGTCAAAAGGTAAAGCAGTTATCGATTATGGATTTCATTTAATGATTGGTGAAGTCAACGAATCGGTCCTAAATGAATTACCATTGGTTATTAATGAGGAAGGAATTACATCATTTAAAGTATTTATGGCTTACAAAAATGTTCTTCAAGCAGATGATGACACGCTATTCCAAACCCTACTTGCGGCTAAGGAACTCGGTGCGCTTGTTATGGTGCACGCTGAAAATGGAGACGTTATTGATTACTTAGTAAAAAAAGCATTGAGAGAAGGAAACACAGACCCAATCTACCATGCTCTTACAAGGCCACCTGAAATTGAGGGCGAAGCAACGGCTAGAGCAGCAACCTTAACAGGTCTAGCAAACTCTCAATTATATGTTGTACATGTATCCTGCGCAGATGCTGCTCGAAAAATTGCAGAAGCAAGAGCAAACGGTGTTGAAGTATGGGGAGAAACTTGCCCACAGTACTTGGTATTAGATATATCTTACCTTGAAAAACCGAATTTTGAAGGTGCTAAATATGTTTGGTCACCGCCACTACGTGAGAAATGGAATCAAGAAGAGTTATGGAAAGCATTAAAAACAGGACAGCTTCAAACGGTTGGTTCTGACCAGTGTTCATTTGATTTTAAAGGACAAAAAGAATTAGGAAGAGGAGACTTTTCAAAAATTCCAAACGGAGGACCAATTATCGAGGATCGCTTTAGCATTTTATTTTCAGAAGGTGTTAAAAAAGGAAGAATTTCCTTAAATCAGTTTGTTGATATTACATCAACAAGGATTGCAAAGCTATTTGGATTATACCCAAGAAAAGGAACCATTGCCGTAGGGGTTGATGCGGACCTAGTTATTTTTGATCCGAATGTGGAAAGAACTATTTCTGCCAAAACACATCATATGGCTGTAGATTATAGTGCTTTTGAAGGGATGGAAGTGACCGGTGAACCTGTCACAGTGCTCTCAAGAGGGGAATTTGTTATTCGCGATAAACAGTTTGTAGGTACAGTTGGTGCAGGACAGTTTGTGAAACGAGCAAATTACGGACATTCGCTTGAGCCAAAAGAGAGCAAGTCCGTAACCCTTTAA
- a CDS encoding NCS1 family transporter gives MEKGGNYLKSPDLLPISHGNRKISAFGFSVIWVGMAVVLAAFAIGGSGIQSLPLGWVIAGTLLGSVLIGIFMTIIGDIGVEHGLSFPVYMRAPFGTIGTHIPSLVRGITASCWFGINTYFGATAMNAILATLFGFDNWFICFLLFATVQLVNTALGIKAVERFADLAAPIIILISAWMYVSLSDKALAEGRDVWTWVENPVTGGAAFTAFMVVVMSNMGFWATLAADMPSLSRFFKAPKNERNWFRRNKAQLAGSVIAMPLTNTFMVIIGAVSYVAVMNYDPVVGLQQAASGFILGILLLMIVLAQWSTNTSANVIPAATIFSNVGGPRVPFWAGVILAGIVGIVVQPWSLFGIIIPALLVIGGILSAIVGILFTDYYVLRKRRVNVHDLYKADGQFRYMNGINIAGLISWIVGGFAAYWLSAYSFFVGFGVGAIMYYVLCKYWYFNKYKQAEIEDPSDEKYLGITAGRDWEISLDPEPVIIPESVDVKV, from the coding sequence ATGGAAAAAGGCGGGAATTATTTAAAGTCTCCAGATTTACTTCCCATTTCTCATGGTAACAGGAAGATTAGTGCTTTTGGATTCTCAGTCATTTGGGTTGGGATGGCTGTTGTTTTAGCAGCCTTTGCTATTGGTGGTTCGGGCATTCAATCTCTACCTTTAGGCTGGGTAATTGCTGGCACACTTTTGGGTTCAGTCTTAATAGGTATTTTCATGACGATTATCGGGGATATAGGGGTTGAACACGGACTCTCTTTTCCAGTTTACATGAGGGCACCATTTGGAACGATTGGTACCCATATTCCTTCATTAGTTCGTGGAATTACAGCTTCCTGTTGGTTTGGAATTAATACCTATTTTGGTGCAACCGCGATGAATGCAATTTTAGCAACTCTCTTTGGCTTTGACAATTGGTTTATTTGTTTCCTTTTATTTGCAACAGTTCAATTAGTAAATACCGCATTAGGAATTAAGGCAGTTGAGCGCTTTGCTGATTTAGCAGCACCTATCATCATTCTAATCTCAGCTTGGATGTATGTTTCTTTATCGGATAAGGCTTTAGCTGAAGGCAGGGATGTATGGACGTGGGTTGAAAATCCAGTCACTGGTGGTGCAGCCTTTACCGCATTTATGGTTGTTGTTATGAGTAATATGGGATTCTGGGCTACTTTAGCTGCTGATATGCCATCTTTATCCCGATTCTTTAAAGCACCTAAAAACGAGCGCAACTGGTTTAGACGTAATAAAGCCCAATTAGCTGGTAGTGTAATCGCTATGCCTTTAACAAATACATTTATGGTTATCATTGGAGCAGTTTCTTATGTTGCGGTGATGAACTATGATCCCGTAGTTGGACTTCAACAAGCAGCAAGTGGATTTATTTTAGGTATTCTCCTTTTAATGATTGTGTTAGCACAGTGGTCAACAAATACTTCGGCAAATGTTATTCCTGCAGCGACAATATTCTCAAATGTAGGTGGACCAAGAGTTCCATTTTGGGCGGGTGTAATCCTTGCGGGTATTGTTGGAATTGTTGTTCAGCCTTGGAGCTTATTTGGAATTATTATCCCTGCTTTACTCGTTATTGGGGGTATTCTATCAGCTATCGTAGGGATTTTGTTTACTGATTATTATGTGCTTCGTAAAAGACGTGTAAATGTTCATGATCTTTACAAGGCAGATGGTCAGTTTAGATACATGAATGGGATAAATATAGCAGGTTTAATTTCATGGATTGTAGGAGGTTTTGCAGCGTACTGGTTATCTGCTTACTCTTTCTTTGTCGGGTTTGGCGTAGGGGCGATTATGTATTACGTGCTCTGCAAGTACTGGTATTTTAACAAGTATAAGCAAGCGGAAATTGAAGACCCGAGTGATGAAAAGTATTTAGGGATTACAGCAGGTAGGGATTGGGAAATAAGTTTAGATCCAGAGCCGGTTATAATTCCTGAAAGTGTGGATGTAAAAGTATAA
- a CDS encoding PucR family transcriptional regulator — MYKGDETLKSYLMVKDILERKHFENIEVIAGKEGLGRLVKWVHVVEVINIRKLLNGSELILSTGVAWKDNHDIFLSLVQQLIDSDAAGLCIEIGTFTSTIPELVIDLANQAHFPIILFHHEVPFVEITQDIHTLLIHRQYQMISDLESYSQALNKKLLTIDNYIEILKFIHQYLQVQVILLFSNEEVQFLPEISSSNERKLLLKSIEKKDSTLYSIERNPVQLLGDNYAELIICSDERVLTEFDHLILDRTATALAQLLLRELYVEEKRRMEETEWLNGWIEGIHTEEEIREYLSYFNPKFKTKGAVVCLIKLESFEQYSSADITYFKLFVRSIFEQQGFSLFAIEKRNTLIFIFLNERGSSTWKKRFKQGMERVCNVKSQIGEQKKKIAIGKYVEDITAIHSSYQTSLETIRIQERIGNKAESHFYDDLHIYRIISQLNRHLDLHEIVLEYLEPIIAYDKKYNGKLMETLKIYLSCNGSKQETAKRLYIVRQTLYHRIQKLEKLLGPDFMNHEKRLTIEFMIYSYEYLVAARKATEVEREAY; from the coding sequence ATGTATAAGGGAGACGAAACTTTGAAATCTTATCTCATGGTTAAGGATATTTTAGAAAGAAAACATTTTGAGAACATAGAAGTGATTGCGGGGAAAGAGGGACTGGGCCGATTAGTAAAATGGGTCCATGTTGTCGAGGTTATAAATATTCGTAAACTATTAAATGGAAGTGAACTAATCCTTTCAACAGGTGTTGCATGGAAGGACAACCATGACATCTTTCTTTCTCTTGTCCAGCAGTTAATTGATTCAGACGCAGCTGGCCTATGTATTGAAATCGGTACCTTCACATCCACTATTCCAGAGCTGGTCATTGACCTAGCAAATCAAGCACACTTTCCAATTATTCTATTTCATCATGAAGTTCCATTTGTCGAAATTACTCAAGACATTCACACACTCCTCATCCACCGTCAATATCAGATGATATCAGACTTGGAAAGCTACTCACAGGCTCTAAATAAGAAGCTCTTGACTATCGATAATTATATTGAGATTCTAAAATTCATTCACCAGTATCTACAGGTACAAGTGATTCTACTATTTAGTAATGAGGAAGTTCAGTTTTTACCTGAAATCAGTAGTAGTAATGAACGAAAATTACTCTTAAAATCTATTGAAAAAAAGGATAGTACGCTTTACTCGATCGAAAGAAATCCAGTTCAACTATTAGGTGATAATTATGCCGAGTTGATTATTTGCTCTGATGAAAGAGTCTTAACAGAATTTGACCACCTAATATTAGACAGGACTGCAACAGCACTTGCTCAGTTATTATTACGGGAACTTTATGTAGAAGAAAAGAGAAGAATGGAAGAGACCGAGTGGCTTAATGGGTGGATTGAAGGTATACATACAGAAGAAGAGATCAGAGAATACCTTTCTTATTTTAATCCGAAGTTTAAAACAAAAGGAGCCGTTGTTTGTTTAATTAAACTTGAGTCATTCGAACAATATTCTTCAGCGGATATAACTTATTTTAAACTTTTTGTTAGATCGATATTCGAACAACAGGGGTTCAGTTTGTTTGCGATTGAAAAGAGAAACACATTGATTTTCATCTTTTTAAATGAAAGAGGTAGTTCCACCTGGAAAAAAAGATTCAAGCAAGGCATGGAAAGAGTATGTAATGTAAAATCGCAAATAGGTGAACAAAAGAAAAAAATAGCCATCGGAAAATATGTAGAAGACATTACAGCCATTCATTCAAGCTATCAAACTTCACTAGAAACCATCCGAATCCAAGAACGCATTGGAAACAAAGCTGAAAGCCACTTTTACGACGACCTTCACATTTACCGTATCATCTCACAACTAAATCGCCACTTAGACCTACACGAAATTGTCCTAGAATACCTTGAACCAATTATTGCTTATGATAAAAAATACAATGGAAAGCTCATGGAAACGTTAAAAATCTATTTATCCTGCAATGGCTCAAAACAAGAGACAGCCAAAAGACTCTATATTGTAAGGCAAACTCTCTATCATCGAATTCAAAAACTAGAAAAACTACTTGGCCCGGATTTTATGAATCATGAAAAGCGATTAACGATCGAATTTATGATTTATTCGTATGAATATTTAGTAGCTGCAAGGAAAGCGACGGAAGTGGAGCGGGAGGCTTACTGA
- a CDS encoding CoA-acylating methylmalonate-semialdehyde dehydrogenase encodes MTVTKNETVVLRNYINGEWVEATSTETLEVPNPATGEILARVPISTKKDVDLAVKAASDAFKTWRDTPVPKRARILYKYHYLLTENHEKLAQLIVQENGKSYKEAHGEVQRGLECVEFAAGAPTLMMGETLANIAEDIDSEMFRFPLGVVGGITPFNFPMMVPMWMFPLAIACGNTFVLKPSERTPILANELARLFTEAGAPKGVFNIVHGAHDVVNGLLDHPEVKAISFVGSQPVAKYVYERAAAQGKRVQALSGAKNHHIVMPDADMEKAVANIISSTFGSAGQRCMACSAVIVVGDGDKFVEALKNKADDLIIGNGIDDEVLLTPVIRDSHRQKVLGYIEKGLEEGATLLRDGRVDMQKMQEGNFLGATIFDHVTPEMTIAKDEIFAPVLSLLRANDLDEGLEFIRKSRYGNGATIYTKDARAVRQFRQEADAGMLGINVGVPATMAFFPFSGWKDSFYGDLHVNGKDGVNFFTRKKMITSRFDY; translated from the coding sequence ATGACTGTAACTAAAAATGAGACAGTGGTTCTACGAAACTATATTAATGGAGAATGGGTTGAAGCAACAAGTACTGAAACACTTGAGGTTCCAAATCCAGCAACTGGTGAAATTCTAGCAAGAGTCCCAATTTCTACAAAAAAAGATGTAGACTTAGCGGTTAAAGCAGCTTCCGACGCTTTTAAAACATGGAGAGATACACCGGTTCCGAAAAGAGCGAGAATCCTCTATAAGTATCACTACCTGTTAACTGAAAATCATGAAAAGCTAGCTCAACTCATTGTTCAAGAAAATGGAAAGTCATATAAAGAAGCTCATGGAGAGGTGCAAAGAGGGCTAGAGTGTGTTGAGTTTGCAGCAGGTGCTCCAACATTAATGATGGGCGAAACATTAGCTAACATTGCTGAGGATATCGATTCTGAAATGTTCAGGTTTCCTTTAGGTGTTGTTGGCGGAATTACGCCATTTAACTTCCCAATGATGGTCCCAATGTGGATGTTCCCACTAGCGATTGCGTGTGGAAATACTTTCGTTCTTAAACCTTCAGAACGTACACCGATTTTAGCAAACGAGCTTGCTAGATTGTTTACAGAAGCTGGTGCTCCAAAAGGGGTATTTAACATCGTCCATGGTGCACATGATGTTGTAAATGGACTTTTAGATCACCCTGAAGTGAAAGCGATATCATTTGTTGGCTCACAACCAGTTGCAAAATACGTTTACGAAAGAGCAGCTGCTCAAGGTAAACGTGTTCAGGCCCTTTCAGGTGCAAAAAATCATCACATTGTTATGCCTGATGCCGATATGGAAAAAGCGGTAGCTAATATCATTAGCTCAACGTTTGGAAGTGCTGGGCAACGTTGTATGGCTTGCAGTGCAGTGATTGTTGTTGGTGATGGTGACAAGTTTGTTGAAGCACTTAAAAATAAGGCAGATGACCTGATTATCGGAAATGGAATAGACGATGAAGTTCTTCTTACTCCAGTTATTAGAGATTCTCACCGTCAAAAGGTGTTAGGGTATATTGAAAAAGGGCTAGAAGAAGGCGCAACACTTTTAAGAGATGGTCGAGTGGATATGCAGAAAATGCAAGAAGGAAATTTCCTTGGGGCAACGATTTTTGATCATGTTACACCAGAAATGACAATTGCAAAAGACGAAATTTTTGCACCTGTACTAAGCCTTCTTCGTGCAAATGATCTTGATGAAGGGCTTGAATTTATTCGTAAGTCACGCTATGGAAATGGAGCAACAATTTACACGAAAGATGCAAGAGCAGTTAGACAATTTAGACAAGAAGCCGATGCTGGAATGCTAGGAATCAATGTAGGAGTACCTGCAACAATGGCCTTTTTCCCATTCTCAGGCTGGAAGGATTCTTTTTATGGAGACCTTCATGTAAACGGAAAAGATGGAGTAAACTTCTTTACTCGTAAAAAAATGATTACATCACGTTTTGATTATTAA
- a CDS encoding aspartate aminotransferase family protein: protein MTKMKQGNDILSKDKDYVWHSMKPYNPDGTMVVEKADGSWVTDHTGKRYLDGMAGLWCVNIGYGRTELAEAAYEQLKEMAYYPLTQSHNPAIKLAEKLNEMLGEEYVIFFSNSGSEANETAFKIARQYHQQRGEGSRYKFISRYRSYHGNSMGSLAATGQAQRKFKYEPLAPGFIHVAPPDSYRNPENDNTKPTELNSVQDIDRAMTWELSETIAGVIMEPIITGGGILIPPDGYMKGVKEVCEKHGALLIVDEVICGFGRTGKPFGFMNYGVTPDIITMAKGITSAYLPLSATAVKKEIYESFKGTEEYDYFRHINTFGGNPAACALALKNLEIMENENLFARSKTLGERLKTSLATNIQDHPYVGNVRGKGLLVGIELVKDKSTKEPLEVELVNKVIAGCKQKGLIIGKNGATVAGFNNVLSISPPLNILEEDLKFIVKTVTEEVTAL from the coding sequence ATGACAAAAATGAAACAAGGTAACGACATCCTTTCAAAGGATAAAGATTATGTATGGCATTCGATGAAGCCTTATAACCCGGATGGGACAATGGTTGTTGAGAAAGCAGATGGATCGTGGGTAACGGATCATACGGGAAAGCGATACCTAGACGGAATGGCTGGTTTATGGTGTGTAAACATAGGTTATGGCAGAACAGAGCTTGCCGAAGCAGCTTATGAGCAATTAAAGGAAATGGCCTATTATCCGCTGACGCAAAGCCATAACCCTGCAATTAAACTAGCTGAAAAGCTCAACGAAATGTTAGGAGAGGAATATGTTATTTTCTTCTCGAATAGTGGTTCTGAAGCAAATGAAACCGCATTTAAGATTGCTAGACAATATCATCAGCAAAGAGGAGAAGGGTCTCGTTATAAGTTTATTTCCAGATACCGTTCCTATCATGGGAACTCAATGGGTTCACTTGCTGCTACTGGTCAGGCACAACGAAAGTTTAAGTATGAACCACTAGCACCGGGATTTATTCACGTTGCTCCACCTGATTCATATCGTAACCCTGAAAACGATAACACAAAGCCAACCGAATTGAACTCAGTCCAAGACATAGATCGTGCCATGACATGGGAGTTAAGTGAAACCATTGCAGGTGTCATTATGGAACCTATTATCACTGGAGGTGGTATTTTAATACCTCCTGATGGATACATGAAAGGGGTTAAAGAAGTTTGTGAAAAGCATGGAGCACTGCTCATTGTGGATGAGGTTATTTGTGGCTTTGGAAGAACTGGAAAACCATTTGGTTTCATGAACTATGGCGTAACACCTGATATCATCACAATGGCTAAGGGGATTACAAGTGCTTACTTACCTTTATCAGCCACTGCTGTGAAAAAGGAAATCTATGAATCATTTAAAGGGACAGAGGAATACGATTATTTCCGTCATATAAACACATTTGGCGGTAATCCTGCGGCATGTGCACTAGCCTTGAAGAATCTTGAAATCATGGAAAATGAGAATCTTTTTGCCCGCTCAAAGACACTTGGGGAGCGACTAAAAACAAGCTTAGCAACCAATATACAAGACCATCCCTATGTAGGGAATGTAAGAGGTAAAGGTTTACTTGTAGGGATTGAACTTGTAAAAGACAAAAGCACAAAGGAACCACTGGAAGTGGAGCTTGTTAACAAAGTCATTGCTGGCTGCAAACAAAAAGGCTTAATCATTGGTAAGAATGGTGCTACGGTTGCTGGATTCAACAATGTCTTATCGATTTCTCCTCCATTAAATATTCTAGAAGAAGATCTAAAGTTTATCGTAAAAACAGTAACAGAAGAGGTTACTGCTCTATAA
- a CDS encoding endolytic transglycosylase MltG has translation MNPKMIISFAAGLIVSTGVCGAVYYAEPNTEKSVVESTIGVTEDEMKKQLTTKGYVVLSDEEWQQITGPKEVEGEESTKEESGETEQKENSTKEDTKKKTPEVTKTTVTVADGMTSIDVGKALQQAGYIENAFNFTKIVEDRGLANKLRPGTYEVNSGMSIDQLLATFFK, from the coding sequence ATGAATCCTAAAATGATAATAAGCTTTGCAGCAGGACTGATTGTTTCGACAGGTGTATGTGGTGCAGTATATTACGCTGAGCCTAATACTGAAAAAAGTGTGGTTGAGTCGACAATTGGCGTAACTGAAGACGAGATGAAAAAGCAACTTACCACTAAAGGCTATGTCGTTTTGTCTGATGAAGAGTGGCAACAAATCACAGGTCCTAAGGAAGTAGAAGGAGAAGAGTCTACAAAAGAGGAATCTGGAGAAACGGAACAAAAAGAGAATTCGACCAAAGAGGATACGAAAAAGAAAACACCCGAAGTTACCAAGACAACAGTCACTGTTGCAGACGGTATGACAAGTATTGATGTTGGTAAAGCCCTTCAACAAGCAGGTTATATTGAAAATGCCTTTAATTTTACTAAAATCGTAGAGGATAGAGGTTTAGCTAATAAGCTACGTCCTGGTACTTACGAAGTTAATAGTGGTATGTCAATTGATCAGCTTCTAGCTACATTCTTTAAATAA